In Streptomyces alboniger, the following are encoded in one genomic region:
- a CDS encoding SAM-dependent methyltransferase, whose translation MPYHGGSRGEDAARDYYETSDVDTFYAYVWGGEDIHTGIYAHAGEAVADASRRTVERVADKVADLLTPEARVLDMGSGYGGPARYLAATFGCPVTALNISETQNRHHRTVNTERGLDGLIDVVTESFQDVPFEDGRFDVVWSQEAFCHSPDRARTLAEAVRALKPGGALAFTDLMADESASAQALRPVVSRLRVDGLATPDFYRRSLPGLGMSPVEFDDLSDQVGNHYVRLMEETHQREQELRTVISSDYVDTLLNSLSLWVDAAHRGQLRWGIFHCRRL comes from the coding sequence ATGCCGTACCACGGTGGTTCGCGTGGCGAGGACGCGGCTCGTGACTACTACGAGACCAGCGACGTCGACACGTTCTACGCCTATGTCTGGGGCGGCGAGGACATCCACACCGGAATCTACGCACACGCCGGGGAGGCGGTCGCGGATGCCTCCCGCCGCACGGTGGAGCGCGTGGCCGACAAGGTGGCCGACCTCCTCACCCCCGAAGCCAGGGTGCTGGACATGGGATCCGGTTACGGCGGTCCGGCCCGCTACCTGGCCGCCACCTTCGGCTGCCCGGTCACCGCACTGAACATCAGCGAGACGCAGAACCGACACCACCGCACCGTCAACACCGAGCGGGGGCTGGACGGCCTCATCGACGTGGTCACGGAGTCGTTCCAGGACGTCCCCTTCGAGGACGGCCGCTTCGACGTCGTCTGGTCCCAGGAGGCCTTCTGTCACAGCCCGGACCGTGCGCGCACCCTGGCCGAGGCCGTGCGCGCCCTCAAGCCCGGGGGCGCCCTGGCCTTCACCGACCTGATGGCCGACGAGAGCGCCTCCGCCCAGGCGCTGCGCCCCGTCGTGTCCCGGCTGAGGGTGGACGGGCTGGCCACGCCGGACTTCTACCGCCGTTCGCTCCCCGGGCTCGGCATGTCACCTGTCGAATTCGACGATCTCAGCGACCAGGTGGGCAACCACTATGTGCGACTCATGGAGGAGACCCACCAGCGCGAACAGGAGTTGCGCACCGTCATCAGCTCCGACTACGTCGACACGCTCTTGAACAGTCTGTCCCTGTGGGTCGACGCCGCGCACCGGGGACAGCTGCGCTGGGGCATCTTTCACTGTCGTCGCCTCTGA
- a CDS encoding formylglycine-generating enzyme family protein, which yields MWVEQVDWVEVPAGSLRRGTPADEVAAVARRYADTGVPVEWYLKEAPRAEVHVPAFRIARTPVTVGQWTSFATATGRPVPQAPADHPVIGVSWDAATAYCRWLGEQLGGLAVRLPSEDEWERAARGDDGREFPWGEEYRTGLANLVDLGIGTTTPVGSFPEGASPFGVLDMAGNADEWTSTLYAPYPDAPAGVPDVEDWAFDRHVTRGGAFRHDRDLARCARRHGAYEPDLAAIGVGFRVAAPAA from the coding sequence ATGTGGGTGGAGCAGGTGGACTGGGTCGAGGTCCCAGCCGGATCTCTGCGTCGGGGAACGCCGGCCGACGAGGTGGCGGCAGTGGCCCGCCGCTATGCGGACACCGGGGTGCCGGTCGAGTGGTACCTGAAGGAAGCCCCGCGCGCGGAGGTCCACGTCCCGGCGTTCCGGATCGCCCGTACACCGGTCACGGTCGGCCAGTGGACGAGCTTCGCGACGGCCACCGGCCGGCCCGTCCCGCAGGCGCCGGCGGACCACCCGGTCATCGGGGTCTCCTGGGACGCGGCGACGGCCTACTGCCGGTGGCTGGGGGAACAGCTCGGCGGCCTTGCGGTACGGCTGCCCTCGGAGGACGAGTGGGAGCGCGCCGCGCGGGGCGACGACGGCCGGGAGTTCCCCTGGGGTGAGGAGTACCGCACCGGCCTGGCCAATCTGGTGGACCTCGGTATCGGCACCACGACGCCGGTCGGTTCGTTCCCCGAGGGCGCCAGCCCTTTCGGGGTGCTGGACATGGCGGGCAACGCCGACGAGTGGACCTCGACGCTCTACGCGCCCTACCCCGACGCGCCCGCCGGTGTGCCGGACGTCGAGGACTGGGCCTTCGACCGGCACGTCACCCGAGGCGGCGCGTTCCGCCACGACCGGGACCTGGCCCGGTGCGCCCGCCGGCACGGCGCCTACGAGCCGGATCTCGCGGCGATCGGCGTGGGTTTCCGCGTGGCGGCACCGGCCGCGTAG
- a CDS encoding NfeD family protein, which translates to MPWFVWLLTAAALGAVEFFTLTLVFGLLAGAALVAAVVAGAGVGILGQLVALAATGVAGLVIIRPIALRHMAQPPLTREGSDALIGKRAEVLQEVTATRGLIKLSGEEWSARALDESHVIPVGGLVDVMEIEGATAVVYPRDLLP; encoded by the coding sequence ATGCCGTGGTTCGTCTGGCTGCTCACCGCCGCGGCGCTCGGTGCCGTGGAGTTCTTCACCCTGACACTCGTCTTCGGTCTGCTGGCGGGTGCCGCGCTGGTGGCCGCCGTGGTCGCCGGTGCGGGCGTCGGCATCCTCGGCCAGCTCGTGGCTCTCGCGGCGACCGGGGTAGCGGGCCTGGTGATCATCCGCCCGATCGCTCTGCGGCACATGGCGCAGCCACCCCTCACCCGCGAGGGGAGCGACGCGCTGATCGGCAAGCGGGCCGAGGTCCTACAGGAGGTCACCGCCACCCGCGGCCTGATCAAACTGTCCGGCGAGGAGTGGTCCGCCCGAGCCCTCGACGAAAGCCATGTGATCCCGGTGGGCGGGCTGGTGGACGTGATGGAGATCGAAGGCGCCACGGCCGTCGTCTACCCCCGTGATCTCCTTCCATGA
- a CDS encoding serine hydrolase domain-containing protein: MPYAIPTAPVALQAPALLRRELQDRLDDLARTHRVPGAQLALDTGGDIVAVHTGTADVTTGSPFTADTAVPLGSLTKPFTAALVMLLADDGDLDLDEPAAEHLAELTGTPEVTIRQLLNHTGGLPTGPDSDTAAATTPARYLTAVCTARDLLFTPGSDFSYSNAGYVAAGRLVETVTGMPWPEAVRALLLEPLGILPAFVGDTAPVRPVAAGHALNTATGQAVAARQNLAPLEAPAGALLASALDLVAFGSALAGRSDLLPPAVAKEMRRADTAADPGTLADGWGAGLALYQRDGRVWCGHDGNAQGTSCHLRADPESGVVVAFTGNAGGATALWRDLAEDLARLTGIRVPAEVLTADRGRPVGLPDCAGTYRNGTMTYRVAPGPDGAPALSVDGDLPLPLVCYADLSCDLRDPATGHVEPGGRFHRDPATGTIDRVQISGRTARRADDG; encoded by the coding sequence ATGCCGTACGCCATCCCCACCGCCCCGGTCGCCTTACAGGCCCCGGCTCTCTTGCGCCGTGAGCTGCAAGACCGCCTCGATGACCTGGCCCGGACCCACCGGGTGCCCGGCGCCCAACTGGCCCTGGACACCGGCGGCGACATCGTCGCCGTGCACACCGGTACCGCCGACGTCACCACCGGCAGCCCCTTCACAGCGGACACCGCGGTGCCGCTGGGATCGCTCACCAAGCCCTTCACCGCCGCGCTCGTCATGCTCCTGGCCGACGACGGCGACCTCGACCTGGACGAGCCGGCCGCCGAGCACCTGGCCGAACTGACCGGCACCCCCGAGGTGACGATCCGTCAACTCCTCAACCACACCGGTGGACTGCCCACGGGGCCCGACTCCGACACCGCCGCCGCGACCACCCCCGCGCGCTACCTGACGGCCGTCTGCACCGCCCGCGACCTGCTGTTCACGCCCGGGAGCGACTTCTCCTACTCCAACGCCGGTTACGTCGCCGCCGGACGGCTCGTGGAGACCGTCACCGGCATGCCGTGGCCCGAGGCGGTCCGGGCGCTGCTTCTCGAACCCCTCGGCATCCTGCCCGCGTTCGTCGGCGACACCGCGCCCGTACGTCCAGTGGCCGCGGGGCACGCCCTCAACACCGCCACCGGGCAGGCCGTCGCCGCCCGGCAGAACCTGGCACCGCTGGAGGCACCGGCCGGCGCGCTGCTCGCGAGCGCCCTGGACCTGGTCGCGTTCGGCAGCGCGCTGGCCGGCCGCTCGGACCTGCTGCCGCCCGCCGTCGCCAAGGAGATGCGCCGGGCCGACACCGCCGCCGATCCGGGGACGCTCGCCGACGGCTGGGGCGCCGGACTCGCCCTGTACCAGCGGGACGGCCGGGTGTGGTGCGGCCACGACGGCAACGCCCAGGGCACCTCCTGCCACCTGCGGGCGGACCCCGAAAGCGGGGTCGTGGTGGCCTTCACGGGCAACGCCGGGGGCGCCACCGCGCTCTGGCGCGACCTCGCCGAGGACCTGGCCCGGCTCACCGGCATCCGGGTACCCGCCGAGGTGCTCACCGCGGACCGGGGCCGCCCCGTCGGCCTGCCCGACTGCGCGGGCACCTACCGCAACGGCACCATGACCTACCGCGTCGCGCCCGGACCGGACGGGGCACCTGCCCTGTCCGTCGACGGGGACCTGCCCCTTCCCCTGGTCTGCTACGCCGACCTCTCCTGCGATCTGCGCGATCCGGCCACCGGGCATGTCGAACCCGGTGGCCGGTTCCACCGCGATCCGGCCACCGGCACGATCGACCGGGTCCAGATATCCGGACGCACCGCGCGCCGCGCAGACGACGGCTGA
- a CDS encoding cation:proton antiporter, whose protein sequence is MTIADAVFAWLGVGALLAAVLPRVVAGRPLSLPVVFMVSGIIVYALPLPLPRVDPVEQRLVTEHATEVCVIIALMGAGLALNRPVGRRLWASTWRLLGVTMPLTVLATALLAWWLLDWPPAAALLLAAVLAPTDPVLASEIRVGEPTEDKHDEDEVRFALTSEAGLNDGLAFPLTYAAVALAAAAGSGWSTEWTGPWAAQDVVLKCGIGVLCGLLIGKLLAWLFFRTRSSVLRLSEYREGFVALAATFLAYGATELAGGYGFLAVFTTACAVRAAERAHGFHNVLHDFVEQVERLLTATLLFLLGAFIALGGLAPLTWQGAATAVLLLLVVRPLAGWAGLLGGRLRGQERWVVACYGIRGIGSLYYLAYALGQQDFLVPERELWAVVTFTVLVSVVLHGVTAGPVVARLDRRRATEPGARPDAVQRT, encoded by the coding sequence GTGACCATTGCCGATGCGGTCTTCGCGTGGCTGGGGGTGGGAGCGCTGCTCGCGGCGGTGCTGCCGCGGGTGGTGGCCGGGCGGCCCCTCTCCTTGCCCGTGGTGTTCATGGTGAGCGGCATCATCGTGTACGCGCTGCCCCTGCCGTTGCCGAGGGTGGACCCGGTGGAGCAGCGGCTCGTGACGGAGCACGCCACCGAGGTCTGCGTCATCATCGCCCTGATGGGCGCCGGACTGGCGCTCAACCGGCCCGTGGGCCGACGCCTGTGGGCCTCGACCTGGCGTCTTCTCGGCGTCACGATGCCGCTGACCGTCCTGGCGACGGCCCTGCTCGCGTGGTGGCTGCTGGACTGGCCGCCGGCCGCCGCGTTGCTGCTCGCGGCGGTCCTCGCCCCCACGGACCCGGTGCTCGCCTCGGAGATACGGGTGGGGGAGCCCACCGAGGACAAGCACGACGAGGACGAGGTGCGGTTCGCCCTCACCAGCGAAGCGGGTCTCAACGACGGCCTCGCCTTCCCCCTCACGTACGCGGCCGTCGCGCTGGCCGCCGCCGCGGGCAGTGGCTGGTCGACGGAGTGGACCGGCCCATGGGCGGCACAGGACGTCGTCCTCAAGTGCGGCATCGGCGTGCTGTGCGGGTTGCTGATCGGCAAGCTGCTGGCCTGGCTGTTCTTCCGTACCCGCTCCTCCGTGCTGCGGCTGTCCGAGTACCGGGAAGGGTTCGTCGCGCTGGCCGCCACCTTCCTGGCGTACGGGGCGACCGAACTCGCGGGAGGCTACGGCTTCCTCGCCGTGTTCACCACCGCCTGCGCCGTCAGAGCGGCCGAGCGCGCCCACGGCTTCCACAACGTGCTGCACGATTTCGTCGAACAGGTCGAGCGGCTGCTGACCGCGACGCTGCTGTTCCTGCTGGGCGCCTTCATCGCGCTGGGCGGCCTGGCGCCGCTGACCTGGCAGGGCGCTGCGACCGCCGTGCTGCTCCTGCTGGTGGTCCGGCCGCTGGCAGGGTGGGCCGGGCTGCTGGGAGGCCGCCTGCGGGGCCAGGAGCGCTGGGTGGTGGCGTGCTACGGGATCCGTGGCATCGGTTCGCTGTACTACCTCGCCTACGCGCTGGGCCAGCAGGACTTCCTGGTCCCGGAACGGGAGTTGTGGGCGGTGGTGACCTTCACGGTGCTGGTCTCGGTCGTGCTGCACGGTGTCACGGCCGGCCCGGTGGTGGCCCGCCTGGACCGGCGGCGGGCCACGGAGCCGGGCGCCCGGCCGGACGCGGTGCAAAGAACGTGA
- a CDS encoding GNAT family N-acetyltransferase, whose protein sequence is MSGQVSFERVFAALPAGRQTVSVLDAGRRLVGCLEYQVCHACHIGYVVNIAIASHWQGQGLGRHALHTAMEPCRDYTWSTSRQSSDGRRFFGAMEEEMEVAFPARGVRCSHMTP, encoded by the coding sequence GTGAGTGGCCAGGTCAGCTTCGAGCGCGTGTTCGCCGCGCTGCCCGCGGGCCGGCAGACCGTGTCCGTCCTGGACGCGGGCCGCCGCCTGGTGGGCTGCCTCGAGTACCAGGTCTGCCACGCGTGCCACATCGGGTACGTGGTCAATATCGCCATCGCCAGTCACTGGCAGGGACAGGGGCTCGGCCGCCACGCCCTGCACACCGCCATGGAGCCGTGCAGGGACTACACCTGGTCGACATCACGGCAGTCGTCCGACGGGCGACGCTTCTTCGGCGCGATGGAGGAGGAGATGGAGGTCGCTTTCCCCGCCCGTGGTGTGCGGTGCTCGCACATGACGCCATGA
- a CDS encoding cytochrome P450 has protein sequence MISKQPTGERPLLEELPDRWRGLHETGPVRYDETQRVWQVLDHETVSAVLADPATYSSELSTLAPTQSDFETFTQGNFVGMDPPEHRKLRALVSQAFTPRVVQGLEPRIEAVCARLLDAVADRDRFDLVDALAYPLPIIVIAELLGIPAEEHRLFQEWASVLFGGDQLGEAPDMADLERALEAIAPTVREMNGYMLEHIRARRADPGDDLTSRLIAAEVDGVRLGDQEMVGFVALLLVAGHITTTALLGNAIVTFDGHPDTDAALRADPTRVPAAVEEILRWLPPFPELGRRVTRPVVLGGHEIPADTMLMAHLGAANRDPARFTAPDALDVTRSPNPHLTFGHGIHFCFGAPLARLEARIALHMLHERFRKLVIPSYEDIVYQNPAVIIGVRHLPVEVGRP, from the coding sequence GTGATCAGCAAGCAACCGACCGGCGAGCGACCCCTCTTGGAGGAGTTACCCGACCGCTGGCGGGGCTTACACGAGACCGGGCCGGTGCGGTACGACGAGACCCAGCGCGTCTGGCAGGTGCTTGACCACGAGACCGTCTCCGCCGTGCTCGCCGACCCGGCGACGTACTCCTCGGAACTCTCCACCCTCGCACCCACCCAGTCCGACTTCGAGACCTTCACCCAGGGCAACTTCGTCGGCATGGACCCGCCGGAACACCGCAAGCTCCGTGCCCTGGTGAGCCAGGCCTTCACTCCGCGCGTCGTCCAAGGACTCGAACCCCGTATCGAGGCCGTCTGCGCCCGGCTCCTCGACGCCGTGGCCGACCGCGACCGATTCGACCTGGTCGACGCGCTGGCCTACCCGCTGCCGATCATCGTGATCGCCGAACTCCTCGGCATCCCCGCGGAAGAGCACCGGCTCTTCCAGGAGTGGGCGAGCGTCCTGTTCGGCGGCGACCAGCTCGGCGAGGCGCCCGACATGGCCGACCTGGAGCGGGCGCTGGAAGCCATCGCCCCCACCGTGCGCGAGATGAACGGCTACATGCTGGAGCACATCCGCGCCCGCCGCGCCGACCCCGGCGACGACCTCACCAGCAGACTCATAGCCGCCGAGGTGGACGGTGTCCGCCTCGGCGACCAGGAGATGGTCGGCTTCGTGGCCCTGCTCCTGGTCGCCGGGCACATCACCACGACCGCGCTGTTGGGCAACGCGATCGTCACCTTCGACGGTCACCCCGACACGGATGCCGCCCTGCGCGCCGACCCCACGCGCGTCCCGGCCGCCGTCGAGGAAATCCTGCGCTGGCTGCCGCCCTTCCCCGAACTGGGCCGCAGGGTCACCCGCCCCGTGGTCCTCGGCGGTCACGAGATCCCGGCCGACACGATGCTGATGGCCCACCTCGGCGCCGCCAACCGGGATCCGGCCCGCTTCACCGCCCCCGATGCCCTCGACGTGACCCGAAGCCCCAATCCCCACTTGACCTTCGGGCACGGCATCCACTTCTGTTTCGGCGCGCCGCTGGCCCGGCTCGAAGCGCGGATCGCTCTTCACATGTTGCATGAACGGTTCCGCAAACTGGTGATCCCCTCCTACGAGGACATCGTCTACCAGAACCCGGCCGTCATCATCGGCGTCAGACATCTGCCCGTAGAGGTCGGCAGACCGTAG
- a CDS encoding SPFH domain-containing protein: protein MEPVLILILMAAIVVVFLVASTVRIVPQARRYNVERFGRFRRTLQPGLNFVLPVADRINTKLDVREQVYSSEPKPVITEDNLVVNIDTVLYYQVTDPRAAAYEVADYLQAIDQLTVTTLRNVIGSMDLEGTLTSREVINAQLRAVLDDATGKWGIRVNRVEIKAIDPPHTIKEAMEKQMRAERDKRAAILHAEGERQAKILTAEGTKQKDILEAQGAQQAMILRADGEAKAVERVFQAVHRNNADPKILAYKYLETLPHLAKSDNNTFWVIPGELTEAVRTVTGAFGDRSAMGLTDHARAEATTAGTDSLDAAAAVDEATKQAAAAVNDAKAEAEAASTPTVPSRGLTSGD, encoded by the coding sequence GTGGAACCGGTACTCATCCTGATTCTCATGGCGGCGATCGTCGTCGTCTTCCTCGTAGCCTCCACCGTGCGAATCGTCCCGCAAGCGCGCCGCTACAACGTCGAGCGGTTCGGCCGGTTCCGCCGGACGTTGCAGCCCGGACTGAACTTCGTCCTGCCGGTGGCGGACCGCATCAACACCAAACTCGATGTGCGCGAGCAGGTGTACTCGTCCGAACCCAAGCCGGTGATCACCGAGGACAACCTGGTGGTGAACATCGACACCGTGCTCTATTACCAGGTCACCGACCCGCGGGCGGCGGCCTACGAGGTCGCCGACTACCTCCAGGCGATCGATCAACTGACCGTAACCACGCTGCGGAACGTCATCGGCAGCATGGACCTGGAGGGGACGCTCACCTCTCGGGAGGTGATCAACGCCCAGCTCCGTGCGGTCCTCGACGACGCCACCGGCAAGTGGGGCATCCGGGTCAACCGCGTCGAGATCAAGGCCATCGATCCGCCCCACACCATCAAAGAGGCCATGGAGAAGCAGATGCGGGCCGAGCGCGACAAGCGCGCGGCCATCCTGCACGCCGAAGGGGAGCGGCAGGCCAAGATCCTCACCGCCGAGGGCACGAAGCAGAAGGACATCCTCGAAGCGCAGGGCGCACAACAAGCCATGATCTTGCGGGCGGACGGTGAGGCGAAGGCGGTGGAGCGCGTCTTCCAGGCCGTCCACCGCAACAACGCCGACCCGAAGATCCTGGCGTACAAGTATCTCGAGACGCTCCCGCACCTGGCGAAGAGCGACAACAACACGTTCTGGGTGATCCCGGGAGAGCTGACCGAGGCGGTGCGCACCGTCACCGGCGCGTTCGGCGACCGCTCGGCGATGGGGCTGACCGACCACGCGCGGGCTGAGGCCACCACGGCCGGCACCGACTCGCTCGACGCCGCCGCGGCTGTCGACGAGGCCACGAAGCAGGCCGCCGCCGCGGTGAACGACGCCAAGGCCGAGGCCGAGGCGGCGAGTACGCCGACCGTGCCGAGTCGAGGGCTTACCTCCGGCGACTGA